The Deinococcus wulumuqiensis R12 genome has a window encoding:
- a CDS encoding glycoside hydrolase family 10 protein yields the protein MPVPCPRRLWLSLLLALALPVQAQETAPPPTSPPPASEPVPPVVPPADGVPAGPPPTEPLPAAPQTPAQAPAPATPELPSLTPGPPAADRPVLVEVPAGPPGSSLRGLWVDAFGPGLKTRAQVQQLVNDAAALGVNTLFVQAIRRGDCLCMKSGLPLITDKALEKNFDPLAIVTRLAHERGLKVIAWASVTGIANAAVPSTAPGHVMKTHGPNSGAQSWLARRPDGTWLEGKDGWLDAGIPDAAEFMTQSVVNLVRNYPVDGIQLDRIRYPDGGDWGYDPKTLARYRAETGASGTPAASDPRWQAWKREQVTALVRRIALEVKAVRPDAWLSAATITYGAPPAPGDLAAFGRSRTVTDVMQNWPQWVQDGLIELNVPMNYKRDGVAEQGAWFNGWNAFADSVRVRADGQPSALAVGTALYLNSPQVSAAQAGRSVAGGLGWVGYSYRTPTLNVYEGKEGMAQGLKAVGSALSTRPGVLPPALRWQDAAPSSRGLMGRVRGAAVLGSRPVEAWQGGVRVAQSLTDGNGYYGFLTLPAGKTEIRVGGQRWTDTVPERGVVRLPDLVLRDLKPATGKPVPGKPSTPKPEPGKPTNAGKR from the coding sequence ATGCCTGTTCCCTGTCCACGCCGCCTGTGGTTGTCCCTGCTCCTCGCCCTGGCGCTGCCGGTGCAGGCCCAGGAGACGGCCCCCCCACCCACGTCTCCCCCACCCGCCAGCGAACCGGTGCCCCCGGTGGTCCCGCCTGCCGACGGTGTGCCTGCCGGACCGCCCCCCACCGAGCCGCTGCCTGCGGCCCCCCAGACTCCGGCTCAGGCTCCAGCCCCAGCCACGCCCGAGCTTCCCAGTCTCACGCCCGGGCCGCCTGCCGCCGACCGCCCGGTGCTGGTGGAGGTGCCCGCCGGACCGCCCGGCAGCAGCCTGCGCGGGCTGTGGGTGGACGCCTTCGGCCCCGGCCTCAAGACGCGGGCGCAGGTGCAGCAACTCGTGAACGATGCCGCCGCGCTGGGCGTCAACACCCTGTTCGTGCAGGCGATTCGGCGCGGCGACTGCCTGTGCATGAAAAGCGGGCTGCCGCTGATTACCGACAAGGCGCTGGAAAAGAACTTCGACCCCCTTGCCATCGTCACGCGGCTGGCGCACGAGCGCGGCCTCAAGGTCATCGCGTGGGCGAGCGTGACCGGCATCGCCAACGCCGCCGTCCCGAGCACCGCGCCGGGGCACGTGATGAAAACGCACGGCCCGAACAGCGGGGCGCAGTCCTGGCTGGCCCGCCGCCCCGACGGCACGTGGCTGGAAGGCAAGGACGGCTGGCTGGACGCCGGGATTCCCGACGCCGCCGAGTTCATGACCCAGAGCGTGGTCAATCTGGTGCGAAATTACCCGGTGGACGGCATTCAGCTCGACCGCATCCGCTACCCCGACGGCGGCGACTGGGGCTACGATCCCAAGACGCTCGCCCGTTACCGCGCCGAAACCGGAGCGAGCGGCACCCCGGCGGCGAGCGACCCGCGCTGGCAGGCCTGGAAACGGGAGCAGGTCACCGCGCTGGTGCGCCGCATCGCGCTGGAGGTCAAGGCGGTGCGCCCCGACGCCTGGCTGAGTGCCGCCACCATCACCTACGGAGCGCCGCCCGCGCCCGGCGACCTCGCCGCCTTCGGGCGCTCGCGCACCGTGACCGACGTGATGCAGAACTGGCCGCAGTGGGTGCAAGACGGCCTGATCGAACTCAACGTGCCCATGAACTACAAGCGCGACGGCGTGGCCGAGCAGGGTGCGTGGTTCAATGGCTGGAACGCCTTTGCCGACAGCGTGCGCGTGCGCGCCGACGGGCAGCCGAGCGCCCTGGCGGTGGGGACGGCGCTGTACCTCAACTCGCCGCAGGTCAGCGCGGCGCAGGCCGGGCGCAGCGTGGCGGGCGGCCTGGGGTGGGTGGGGTACTCCTACCGCACCCCCACCCTGAACGTTTATGAAGGCAAGGAAGGCATGGCGCAGGGCCTGAAAGCCGTGGGCAGCGCCCTGAGCACCCGCCCCGGGGTCTTGCCCCCCGCGCTGCGCTGGCAGGACGCCGCCCCGAGCAGCCGGGGGCTGATGGGCCGCGTCCGGGGCGCCGCCGTGCTGGGCAGTCGCCCGGTGGAAGCGTGGCAGGGCGGCGTGCGCGTCGCGCAGTCGTTGACCGACGGCAACGGCTACTACGGCTTTCTGACCCTTCCGGCAGGCAAAACCGAAATCCGGGTGGGCGGCCAGCGCTGGACCGACACCGTGCCCGAGCGCGGTGTGGTCCGCCTGCCTGACCTCGTGCTGCGCGACCTGAAACCGGCCACGGGCAAACCCGTCCCCGGCAAACCATCCACCCCCAAG
- the dnaX gene encoding DNA polymerase III subunit gamma/tau, with product MSAIYQRARPIRWEDVVGQEHVKDVLRTALEQGRVGHAYLFSGPRGVGKTTTARLIAMTANCTGPAPKPCGECESCLAVRAGSHPDVLEIDAASNNSVDDVRDLREKVSLAAMRGGKKIYILDEAHMMSRAAFNALLKTLEEPPGHVIFILATTEPEKIIPTILSRCQHYRFRRLTPEEIAGKLAGLAAQEGAKADPDALSLIGRLADGAMRDGESLLERMLAAGTAVTRPAVEEALGLPPGERVRGVASALLVGDAGAALSGAAQLYRDGFAARTVVEGLVAAFGAALHAELGLGEEGRLEGAEVPRLLKLQAALDEQEARFARSADQQSLELALTHALLAADGGNAAGSPSASAPAQVPADLMQRLNRLEKELSTLRSTPRMAAPGPAAPTEGGRGPAPVREVVREAAAPIAAAAPLRGSWADVLAQTSMQMRAFLKPARMHAQDGYVSLTYEDRSSFHAKQVAAKFDELAGQVERVFGAVTFELIAPDGLGRRREAKQGAAGAADAPAPAAVATPAHAAPAALSNVDDLPNPAGLPDPAGLPDFDPTPRRSRRGPDFEPVEASRAEAPPVAAAPAQTSSTPPPSSPPPNLPPRPPARPTGTRPAPAAPQPEIRLPDPPSPDDVAPAPLPTAEAAPWQDEHAAEPPPAPADAQGGDRVTPPGQSRELYLGEIITEEPDWDSFGAPVLDDVAASGGLLDDAPFAEYSAPRPAPKPAPRETAPARPAAPARPGDIRAHPMFEDIKGRFSGRVREIGKNRRTQAASSVGGADADPADTDAAEGEPGAEA from the coding sequence ATGAGCGCCATCTATCAGCGGGCGCGGCCTATCCGCTGGGAAGATGTCGTGGGTCAGGAACACGTCAAGGACGTGCTGCGGACCGCGCTGGAGCAGGGGCGGGTGGGGCACGCCTACCTGTTTTCCGGGCCGCGCGGGGTGGGCAAGACGACCACCGCCCGCCTGATTGCCATGACCGCCAACTGCACCGGGCCTGCGCCGAAACCCTGCGGCGAGTGCGAAAGCTGCCTCGCGGTGCGGGCCGGGTCGCACCCCGACGTGCTGGAAATCGACGCGGCGAGCAACAACAGCGTGGACGACGTGCGCGACCTGCGCGAGAAAGTTTCCCTGGCGGCCATGCGCGGCGGCAAGAAGATCTACATCCTCGACGAAGCGCACATGATGAGCCGCGCCGCCTTCAACGCGCTGCTCAAGACGCTGGAGGAGCCGCCCGGCCACGTCATCTTCATCCTGGCGACCACCGAGCCGGAAAAAATCATCCCGACCATCCTCTCGCGCTGCCAGCACTACCGCTTTCGCCGCCTGACCCCGGAAGAAATCGCGGGCAAGCTGGCGGGCCTCGCCGCGCAGGAAGGCGCGAAGGCCGACCCCGACGCCCTGAGCCTGATCGGGCGGCTGGCCGACGGAGCCATGCGCGACGGCGAGAGCCTGCTCGAAAGGATGCTGGCGGCGGGCACGGCGGTCACCCGCCCGGCAGTGGAAGAGGCCCTGGGGCTGCCCCCCGGCGAGCGGGTGCGCGGCGTGGCCTCGGCGCTGCTCGTGGGAGACGCGGGCGCGGCCCTGAGCGGCGCGGCGCAGCTCTACCGGGACGGCTTCGCGGCCCGCACGGTGGTGGAGGGACTGGTGGCGGCGTTCGGCGCGGCCCTGCACGCCGAACTGGGCTTGGGCGAGGAAGGACGCCTGGAAGGGGCCGAGGTGCCCCGGCTGCTCAAGTTGCAAGCGGCGCTGGACGAGCAGGAAGCCCGCTTTGCCCGCAGCGCCGACCAGCAGAGTCTGGAACTGGCGCTGACCCACGCGCTGCTCGCGGCGGACGGGGGCAACGCGGCAGGCAGCCCGTCGGCTTCGGCCCCCGCCCAGGTGCCTGCCGACCTAATGCAGCGGCTAAACCGACTGGAAAAGGAACTGTCCACGCTGCGCAGTACCCCCCGGATGGCGGCGCCCGGCCCGGCAGCTCCCACCGAGGGGGGGCGCGGCCCGGCCCCGGTGCGGGAGGTCGTGCGGGAAGCGGCGGCCCCCATCGCTGCGGCGGCCCCCCTGCGCGGAAGTTGGGCCGATGTGCTGGCACAGACGAGCATGCAGATGCGGGCTTTCCTGAAACCGGCACGGATGCACGCGCAGGACGGGTATGTCAGCCTGACCTACGAGGACCGCAGCAGCTTCCATGCCAAGCAGGTCGCTGCCAAGTTCGACGAGCTGGCCGGGCAGGTGGAGCGCGTCTTCGGCGCTGTCACCTTCGAGCTGATTGCCCCCGACGGCCTGGGACGCCGACGCGAAGCGAAGCAGGGCGCAGCCGGGGCAGCCGACGCGCCTGCCCCGGCTGCCGTTGCGACCCCGGCCCACGCCGCGCCCGCCGCCCTTTCCAACGTAGACGACCTTCCCAATCCGGCTGGCTTACCCGACCCGGCTGGCCTTCCCGACTTCGACCCCACGCCGCGCCGCAGCCGCCGGGGACCGGACTTCGAGCCGGTGGAGGCGTCACGGGCCGAAGCGCCGCCTGTCGCCGCAGCCCCCGCGCAGACCTCCAGCACTCCGCCGCCCAGCTCGCCACCCCCGAATCTGCCGCCGCGCCCCCCGGCCCGGCCCACCGGAACGCGCCCGGCGCCTGCCGCCCCGCAACCCGAGATCCGCCTGCCCGACCCGCCCAGCCCCGATGACGTGGCCCCCGCACCGCTGCCCACCGCCGAGGCCGCGCCCTGGCAGGACGAGCACGCCGCCGAGCCGCCTCCCGCCCCCGCCGACGCGCAGGGGGGGGACCGGGTGACGCCGCCGGGCCAGAGCCGCGAACTGTACCTGGGGGAAATCATCACCGAGGAACCCGACTGGGACAGCTTCGGCGCCCCGGTGCTGGACGACGTGGCCGCCAGCGGGGGCCTGCTGGACGACGCCCCCTTTGCCGAGTACAGCGCCCCGCGTCCGGCCCCCAAACCCGCGCCGCGCGAAACGGCCCCGGCCCGACCTGCCGCGCCTGCCCGCCCGGGCGACATCCGCGCCCACCCGATGTTCGAGGACATCAAGGGCCGCTTCTCGGGCCGGGTGCGTGAAATCGGAAAAAACCGCCGCACTCAGGCCGCGAGCAGCGTGGGAGGCGCCGATGCCGACCCTGCCGACACGGACGCCGCCGAGGGCGAACCCGGCGCCGAAGCGTAG
- a CDS encoding HNH endonuclease — MNTAAGRKEDSRIPPRVAPDLSAPRVLVLNASYEPLQVTSIKRAITLLQYGVAEVLEQSRDVVRSPSTVLQVPSVIRLRRYVRRPRIGAVPFNRRNVLRRDHFTCQYCGSHDDLTLDHVQPRSRGGRHGWDNVVTACRPCNQRKGNLTPEEAGMPLQVPPHAPTFGVYAHGQFAHWQPEWSGYIRG; from the coding sequence ATGAACACTGCCGCAGGCCGGAAGGAGGACTCCCGAATACCCCCGCGCGTCGCGCCGGACCTCAGCGCCCCGCGCGTGCTGGTGCTGAACGCGTCGTACGAGCCTTTGCAGGTGACCAGCATCAAGCGGGCCATCACCCTGTTGCAGTACGGCGTGGCCGAGGTGCTGGAGCAGAGCCGCGACGTGGTGCGCTCGCCCAGCACCGTGTTGCAGGTGCCCAGTGTCATCCGGCTGCGGCGGTACGTGCGCCGGCCCCGGATAGGCGCGGTGCCGTTCAACCGCCGCAACGTCCTGCGGCGCGACCACTTCACCTGCCAGTACTGCGGCAGCCACGACGACCTGACCCTCGACCACGTGCAGCCCCGGTCACGCGGCGGGCGCCACGGCTGGGACAACGTGGTCACCGCCTGCCGCCCCTGCAACCAGCGTAAGGGCAACCTGACCCCGGAAGAAGCCGGGATGCCGCTTCAGGTGCCCCCGCACGCGCCCACTTTCGGCGTCTACGCCCACGGCCAGTTCGCCCACTGGCAGCCGGAGTGGAGCGGGTACATCCGGGGCTGA
- a CDS encoding CobW family GTP-binding protein — translation MQIPVIVVGGFLGAGKTTLVNHLIRSLPHRLGVIVNEFGQTGVDGTLTGRLEDDVTELTAGCLCCTGRDDLLRSLVEISMREQRPDALIVELSGVADPTPVLTTLLDQAVRAAFRLTALVAVVDARHVMQTLQDHPEAARQLAYANLVVVNKTDAADPARLDHAVGVLRGLNPLAEVVRVEQGQVDAEKLLARADFDPRRLEDAGAVQHTPGLSSFTLRMDRPLDPYAWQRFMTSYLLARPAEVLRVKGFLTLHGYPQRLLFQAVRDLFTADAWDDELGHSELVVIGRGLDREEYEAAFAACAVPDTDAALP, via the coding sequence ATGCAGATTCCTGTCATCGTCGTGGGCGGCTTTCTGGGGGCGGGCAAGACCACCCTCGTCAACCACCTGATTCGCTCGCTGCCCCACCGCCTGGGCGTCATCGTCAACGAATTCGGGCAAACGGGGGTGGACGGCACGCTGACCGGGCGCCTGGAAGACGACGTGACCGAACTGACCGCCGGCTGCCTGTGCTGCACCGGACGCGACGACCTGCTGCGCTCGCTGGTCGAGATTTCCATGCGCGAGCAGCGACCCGACGCCCTGATCGTGGAACTCAGCGGGGTGGCCGACCCGACCCCGGTGCTGACCACGCTGCTGGACCAGGCGGTGCGGGCGGCCTTTCGCCTGACCGCGCTCGTGGCGGTGGTGGACGCCCGGCACGTCATGCAGACCTTGCAGGACCACCCCGAGGCGGCGCGGCAACTCGCCTACGCCAATCTGGTGGTCGTCAACAAGACCGACGCCGCCGACCCAGCCCGGCTGGACCACGCCGTAGGGGTGCTGCGCGGGCTGAATCCGCTGGCCGAGGTGGTGCGCGTGGAACAGGGGCAGGTGGACGCCGAGAAGTTGCTGGCCCGCGCCGACTTCGACCCCCGGAGGCTTGAGGACGCGGGCGCCGTGCAGCACACGCCGGGGCTGAGCAGTTTTACCCTGCGCATGGACCGTCCGCTGGACCCCTACGCCTGGCAGCGCTTCATGACCTCTTACCTGCTGGCCCGGCCCGCCGAGGTGCTGCGGGTCAAGGGCTTCCTGACGCTGCACGGCTACCCGCAGCGGCTTCTGTTTCAGGCGGTGCGCGACCTGTTCACCGCCGACGCCTGGGACGATGAACTGGGCCACAGCGAACTCGTCGTGATCGGGCGCGGGCTGGACCGCGAAGAATACGAGGCGGCGTTTGCGGCCTGCGCGGTGCCGGACACGGATGCGGCCCTTCCCTGA
- a CDS encoding hotdog fold thioesterase: MTLHPDLALPTPEDFEQLSPEALAARMNGPQGQGLPGTLGARLGIRYVSVARERVVATMPVEGNRQPAGRLHGGAALALAEELASVGSWLNLDPQRQVAVGVDLSGTHVRGLTDGLVTAEARLSYRGRSLMVWEIELKDERGRTTSLCRCTCNVISMGA; encoded by the coding sequence ATGACGCTGCACCCCGATCTGGCGCTTCCGACCCCCGAGGATTTCGAGCAGCTCAGCCCCGAGGCCCTCGCCGCCCGCATGAACGGTCCCCAGGGTCAGGGCCTGCCGGGCACGCTGGGCGCCCGCCTGGGGATCCGCTACGTCAGCGTGGCGCGTGAGCGGGTGGTGGCGACCATGCCGGTGGAGGGCAACCGCCAGCCCGCCGGACGGCTGCACGGCGGCGCGGCCCTGGCCCTGGCCGAGGAACTCGCCAGCGTCGGTTCCTGGCTCAACCTCGACCCGCAGCGGCAGGTGGCGGTGGGTGTGGACCTCAGCGGCACGCACGTGCGCGGCCTGACCGACGGCCTCGTGACCGCCGAGGCCCGCCTGAGTTACCGGGGCCGCTCGCTGATGGTCTGGGAAATCGAACTGAAGGACGAACGGGGCCGCACCACCTCGCTGTGCCGCTGCACCTGCAACGTGATTAGCATGGGGGCGTAG
- the ubiE gene encoding bifunctional demethylmenaquinone methyltransferase/2-methoxy-6-polyprenyl-1,4-benzoquinol methylase UbiE has product MTAENRPPVGDKQDKGRAVQEMFASIAPRYDLLNRVLSLGVDRGWRRVAAAEALAHSPRRVLDVATGTGDFAIELKERGPQAEVVGSDFVPQMLDIGREKARARHLNIRFEEGDALRLPYPDASFDAVTCAFGFRNFADYARGLSEMWRVLTPGGRLVLLEFPPPAPGLFGSVFRLYFQYVLPRIGALVSGNAGAYTYLPESVLAFPDPERLAQMMRATGFRTRYRPLTFGIAGMWVGDKR; this is encoded by the coding sequence ATGACTGCCGAGAACAGGCCGCCTGTCGGCGACAAACAGGACAAGGGCCGGGCCGTACAGGAGATGTTCGCTTCTATCGCGCCGCGCTACGACCTGCTCAACCGGGTGCTGAGCCTGGGTGTGGACCGGGGCTGGCGCCGGGTGGCGGCGGCCGAGGCGCTGGCCCACTCGCCCCGGCGCGTGCTGGACGTGGCGACGGGCACGGGCGACTTTGCCATCGAACTCAAGGAGCGCGGGCCACAGGCCGAAGTGGTCGGCTCCGACTTCGTGCCGCAGATGCTGGACATCGGGCGCGAAAAGGCGCGGGCGCGGCACCTGAACATCCGCTTCGAGGAAGGCGACGCGCTGCGGCTGCCCTACCCCGACGCCTCGTTCGACGCCGTGACCTGCGCCTTCGGGTTTCGCAACTTCGCCGACTACGCGCGCGGCCTGTCCGAGATGTGGCGGGTGCTGACCCCGGGCGGGCGGCTGGTGCTGCTGGAGTTTCCGCCACCCGCGCCGGGGCTGTTCGGCAGCGTGTTCCGGCTGTACTTCCAGTATGTCTTGCCGCGCATCGGGGCGCTGGTCAGCGGCAACGCGGGCGCCTACACCTACCTGCCCGAAAGCGTGCTGGCCTTTCCCGACCCCGAGCGGCTGGCGCAGATGATGCGGGCCACCGGCTTTCGCACCCGCTACCGCCCGCTGACCTTCGGCATTGCCGGAATGTGGGTGGGCGACAAACGGTAG
- a CDS encoding type I restriction-modification system subunit M, whose translation MSPFIDQSEINGILWRACDTFRGTVDPSEYKNYLLTMLFVKYISDVWQDHYDALKAEYGDDEERIRRRLERDRFVMPPGTLFKDLYAQRGADNLGEIIDQALLAIEDANKGKLAGVFRNISFNSEAALGQTKERNVRLKNLLEDFNNPKLDLRPSRIGNLDIIGNAYEYLISRFAAGAGKKAGEFYTPAEVSDLMARLAAPQPGERIYDPTCGSGSLLIKCAQNVQAQGSNNFAIYGQEQNGSTYALARMNMFLHGVDDARIEWGDTIRNPLHLEDDRLMKFEVVVANPPFSLDKWGADDVSSDRHRRFERGLPPKGKGDYAFISHMLASLAEVGSRMVVVVPHGVLFRGAAEGKIRAQLIQEGLLDAVIGLPTNLFFGTGIPAALLVFRKGQQGEDVLFIDASREFAAGKNQNQLREADIVKIVDTYRARNDVDKYARVVPVSEIAANDYNLNIPRYVDTAEEAQAIDLSAVQTEIEALERQWQEQRQKMAQYLQELSL comes from the coding sequence ATGTCTCCTTTCATTGACCAGTCCGAAATCAACGGCATCCTGTGGCGGGCCTGCGACACCTTTCGCGGCACGGTAGACCCCAGCGAGTACAAAAATTACCTGCTGACCATGCTGTTCGTGAAGTACATCTCCGACGTGTGGCAGGATCACTACGATGCCCTCAAGGCGGAGTACGGTGACGACGAGGAACGCATTCGCCGCCGCCTGGAGCGTGACCGCTTCGTGATGCCTCCGGGCACCCTCTTCAAAGACCTCTACGCCCAGCGGGGCGCAGACAACTTGGGGGAAATCATCGACCAGGCGCTGCTCGCCATCGAAGACGCCAACAAGGGCAAGCTCGCGGGCGTCTTTCGCAACATCAGCTTCAACAGTGAAGCGGCGCTGGGGCAGACCAAAGAGCGCAACGTCCGCCTGAAGAATCTGCTGGAGGACTTCAACAACCCCAAGCTGGATTTGCGCCCCAGCCGCATCGGGAACCTCGACATCATCGGGAATGCGTACGAGTACCTGATTTCCCGTTTCGCGGCGGGTGCAGGCAAGAAAGCGGGCGAGTTCTACACCCCCGCCGAAGTCAGCGACCTGATGGCCCGCCTTGCCGCCCCGCAACCGGGCGAGCGCATCTACGACCCCACCTGCGGAAGCGGCTCGCTGCTCATCAAGTGCGCCCAGAACGTGCAGGCGCAGGGCAGCAACAATTTCGCCATTTACGGCCAGGAGCAAAACGGCTCTACCTATGCCCTCGCCCGCATGAATATGTTTCTGCACGGCGTGGACGATGCCCGCATCGAATGGGGCGACACCATCCGCAACCCGTTGCACCTGGAAGACGACAGGCTGATGAAGTTCGAGGTGGTCGTCGCCAACCCGCCGTTTAGCCTCGACAAGTGGGGCGCGGACGATGTGAGCAGTGACCGCCACCGCCGTTTCGAGCGCGGCCTTCCCCCCAAAGGCAAAGGGGACTACGCTTTCATCTCGCACATGCTTGCCAGCCTCGCGGAAGTGGGCAGCCGCATGGTGGTCGTCGTGCCGCACGGGGTTCTCTTTCGTGGAGCCGCCGAAGGCAAAATCCGCGCCCAGCTCATTCAGGAAGGACTGCTCGACGCCGTGATTGGCTTGCCGACCAACCTGTTTTTCGGCACGGGTATTCCCGCTGCGCTGCTGGTGTTCCGCAAGGGGCAGCAAGGTGAAGATGTGCTGTTCATCGACGCCAGCCGCGAGTTTGCCGCTGGAAAGAACCAGAACCAACTGCGCGAAGCCGACATCGTGAAAATCGTGGATACTTACCGCGCCCGAAATGACGTGGACAAGTACGCCCGCGTGGTTCCCGTGTCCGAAATAGCCGCCAACGATTACAACCTGAACATTCCGCGCTACGTGGATACCGCCGAGGAAGCGCAGGCCATAGACCTGAGCGCCGTACAGACCGAAATAGAAGCCCTGGAACGCCAGTGGCAGGAGCAGCGGCAGAAGATGGCCCAGTATTTGCAGGAGTTGAGCTTGTGA
- a CDS encoding restriction endonuclease subunit S — translation MTGGVGGVPEGWREKSLGNVIDLLAGMAFSSGDFSDAGIPLLRGDNIAQGGLRWEDAKYWNSEAPDKFNLSAGDIVIAMDRPWVTAGLKWASVQDSDLPCLLVQRVARLRGKPELAQVYLKQLVSSDEFSQYLRESATGGHVPHISNGQIASFPLLLPPLPEQRKIAAILSTWDDSLSTLARLLDAKRQQKRGLAEALLMGKKRLKGFEGEWEEKKLGEVFSERRESGRYDLPLLSITRDRGLIPRDEVDRKDTSNEDKSKYLRIAPGDIGYNTMRMWQGVQ, via the coding sequence GTGACCGGCGGGGTTGGGGGCGTGCCGGAGGGGTGGAGGGAGAAGTCGCTCGGTAACGTTATCGACCTACTGGCTGGAATGGCTTTCAGCAGCGGTGATTTTTCAGATGCGGGTATTCCTTTGCTAAGAGGCGACAATATTGCTCAAGGTGGCCTTCGTTGGGAAGATGCCAAATATTGGAATAGCGAAGCGCCAGATAAATTTAATTTGAGCGCCGGTGACATCGTTATCGCCATGGATAGGCCATGGGTAACGGCGGGATTGAAATGGGCTAGCGTTCAAGATTCGGACTTGCCGTGCTTGCTTGTTCAACGAGTTGCGCGGCTTAGAGGCAAGCCGGAGTTAGCGCAGGTTTATCTGAAGCAACTTGTATCCTCGGATGAATTCTCTCAGTATCTAAGAGAATCTGCGACTGGTGGACATGTCCCGCACATAAGTAACGGACAAATTGCAAGTTTTCCGCTCCTCCTCCCCCCCCTCCCCGAACAGCGGAAAATTGCCGCCATCCTCTCCACCTGGGACGATTCACTGTCCACCCTGGCGCGGCTGCTGGACGCCAAGCGACAGCAAAAGCGCGGGCTGGCCGAGGCGCTGCTGATGGGGAAAAAGAGATTGAAGGGGTTTGAGGGGGAGTGGGAAGAGAAGAAGCTGGGGGAAGTATTCTCTGAGCGTCGAGAATCCGGACGTTACGACCTACCTTTGCTTTCTATCACCCGTGATCGTGGACTCATACCAAGAGATGAAGTTGATCGGAAAGACACTTCTAACGAGGATAAGTCCAAGTATCTCCGCATTGCACCTGGCGACATTGGTTACAACACAATGCGAATGTGGCAAGGCGTTCAGTAG
- a CDS encoding IS4 family transposase, translating to MIAARSVNHHDLSAHMPGISTPQAKKRRADRTFRDDQLDMGFFIALLVVHLPPGKVLLSLDRTNWEHGETPINFLVLGAVVHGFTLPLIWVPLDQSGNSHTYARMWLVLKLLRALPAKRWLGLVADREFIGAEWFRFLRRHGIRRAIRIRQTDMLDDMNGKEWFEHVQHGHFHETSEKVFVFGELMRVVATRSPTGDLVIIATDFSARKTWKLYKQRWSIECTFSSFKKRGFDLERTGITERSRLQRLFGLVTLAWMFCLRLGVWLSQTWPIPVLKHGRRAVSLVRHGAQHLVDALRWKPEQFMAVLEVLIQAFCPPGAAESEVVTY from the coding sequence ATGATTGCCGCGAGGAGCGTCAATCATCACGACCTGAGTGCCCATATGCCCGGTATCAGTACCCCACAGGCTAAAAAAAGGCGGGCAGACCGCACTTTCCGGGATGACCAGTTGGACATGGGCTTTTTCATCGCGCTGCTCGTCGTGCATCTCCCACCAGGGAAGGTTTTGCTGAGTCTGGACCGCACCAATTGGGAGCACGGGGAAACGCCCATCAACTTTCTGGTGCTTGGAGCCGTGGTTCACGGCTTCACCCTGCCTCTCATCTGGGTGCCTCTCGACCAGTCCGGGAACAGCCACACGTACGCCCGGATGTGGCTGGTGTTGAAGCTCCTTCGGGCCTTGCCAGCGAAACGCTGGCTGGGTCTGGTGGCCGATCGGGAGTTCATCGGCGCGGAATGGTTCCGCTTTCTTCGTCGGCATGGTATCCGAAGGGCAATTCGTATCCGACAGACCGACATGCTGGACGACATGAATGGGAAAGAATGGTTTGAGCATGTCCAGCACGGACATTTCCATGAGACTAGCGAAAAGGTGTTCGTGTTCGGCGAGTTGATGCGGGTGGTCGCGACGAGGTCACCCACAGGTGACCTCGTCATCATCGCCACGGATTTCAGCGCTCGGAAGACCTGGAAGCTCTACAAGCAGCGCTGGTCGATTGAGTGCACCTTCAGCAGCTTCAAGAAGCGAGGCTTCGACCTGGAGCGGACCGGAATAACGGAAAGGAGCCGTCTACAGCGACTCTTCGGCCTGGTGACACTGGCCTGGATGTTCTGTCTGCGCCTGGGGGTCTGGCTGAGCCAGACCTGGCCCATCCCCGTTCTGAAGCATGGTCGGAGAGCAGTCAGTCTGGTGCGGCACGGTGCTCAGCATCTCGTGGATGCCCTACGGTGGAAACCCGAACAGTTCATGGCGGTCCTAGAGGTGTTAATCCAGGCTTTTTGCCCGCCAGGAGCGGCTGAAAGTGAAGTTGTCACCTACTGA
- a CDS encoding restriction endonuclease subunit S, whose protein sequence is MSSFEGIVSPAYTICIPNRTINAEFAAHLFKTEGMIRIFERHSQGLTSDTWNLKFTHFSKIKIKLPNLLPEQQGIASILSTLDGEIASLEALKAKVQEQKRGLMDELLTGRIRVRVQE, encoded by the coding sequence TTGTCAAGCTTTGAAGGCATTGTCAGTCCCGCTTACACAATATGTATTCCAAACCGAACCATAAACGCAGAGTTTGCGGCCCACTTATTCAAAACAGAGGGTATGATTCGGATTTTTGAACGGCATTCGCAAGGTTTGACCTCTGATACATGGAATCTGAAATTCACTCACTTCTCAAAAATCAAGATTAAGCTCCCCAATCTTCTCCCCGAGCAGCAAGGCATTGCCTCTATCCTTTCCACGCTTGACGGCGAAATTGCTTCGCTGGAGGCGCTGAAGGCTAAAGTGCAGGAGCAAAAGCGCGGGCTGATGGATGAACTGCTGACCGGGCGGATACGGGTTAGGGTGCAGGAATGA